The following are from one region of the Carassius gibelio isolate Cgi1373 ecotype wild population from Czech Republic chromosome A13, carGib1.2-hapl.c, whole genome shotgun sequence genome:
- the LOC128025820 gene encoding protein LBH, translating into MTDVMISAAPSDDIRLSPSKHRLSFQIFPDPSDFERCCKLKDRLPSIVVEPTEGEVESGELRWPPEEFLVSEEDEDEDEDEDEEEEECDGNLQNGQMQNSQH; encoded by the exons ATGACCGACGTGATGATCAGCGCCGCTCCGAGCGACGACATCAGGCTCAGTCCCAGCAAACACCGCCTCAGCTTCCAG ATCTTCCCGGATCCCTCAGACTTCGAGCGCTGCTGTAAGCTGAAGGACCGTCTGCCGTCGATCGTGGTGGAGCCGACGGAGGGCGAGGTGGAGAGCGGAGAGCTGCGCTGGCCTCCCGAGGAGTTCCTGGTGAGCGAGGAGGACGAGGATGAAgacgaggatgaggatgaggaagaggaagagtgtgATGGAAACCTGCAGAACGGACAGATGCAGAACTCTCAGCATTAG